In a single window of the Euleptes europaea isolate rEulEur1 chromosome 4, rEulEur1.hap1, whole genome shotgun sequence genome:
- the LOC130476718 gene encoding olfactory receptor 10R2-like: MKRDNQSRVTEFILIGFSNFPDLQAPLFAACSIIYMATLAGNVIIIATIMRNSTLHIPMYFFLAMLSSSETCYTLTIIPNMLVNLLSKKATISFTGCAIQMFAFLGFACTNALLLTVMGYDRYVSICKALHYPVLMNQRCCTKLVVFSAMGGFLISAICSFSVFTLPYCGPNKVDLFFCNIAPLLKLACAQSYIGDTFIFLCSVLVVAFCFLLILLSYILILNTILKIPTAEGKRKAFSTCASHLIVVVVHFGCASIIYLRPQSRYSLKGDIFISVTYTLVTPLLNPFVYSLRNKDVQMALKKSLGRSMCSRKM, encoded by the coding sequence ATGAAACGAGACAATCAAAGTAGGGTGACGGAATTCATCTTGATTGGATTTTCCAATTTCccagatctgcaggccccactgTTTGCGGCTTGCTCCATCATatacatggccactttggcgggAAACGTCATCATCATTGCTACGATAATGCGCAACTCCACCCTCCACATCCCCATGTACTTCTTTCTCGCCATGCTCTCCAGCTCAGAAACCTGCTACACTCTCACCATCATCCCCAATATGCTTGTCAATCTTCTAAGCAAAAAGGCAACTATTTCGTTCACTGGTTGTGCTATTCAGATGTTTGCATTCCTGGGTTTCGCGTGTACAAATGCTCTGCTTCTCACAGTGATGGGGTACGACCGGTATGTCTCCATATGTAAAGCTTTACATTACCCGGTTCTGATGAATCAGAGATGTTGTACCAAACTGGTTGTCTTTTCAGCAATGGGTGGTTTTTTAATTTCCGCAATCTGTTCATTTTCTGTGTTCACCTTGCCATACTGTGGGCCTAATAAAGTCGATCTTTTCTTTTGCAACATAGCACCTTTGCTTAAGCTGGCCTGTGCCCAAAGTTATATAGGGGATACTTTCatttttctttgttctgttttgGTCGTAGCTTTCTGTTTCCTTCTAATCCTTCTCTCATATATTTTAATCTTAAACACAATCCTGAAAATCCCCACCGCGGAGGGGAAGCGCAAGGCTTTTTCGACTTGCGCCTCCCATCTCATTGTGGTGGTTGTGCACTTTGGGTGTGCTTCCATTATTTACCTGAGGCCCCAATCCAGGTACTCTTTGAAGGGGGACATTTTTATCTCCGTCACATACACACTGGTGACCCCATTGCTGAATCCTTTTGTTTACAGCCTGAGGAACAAGGATGTCCAAATGGCACTCAAGAAATCCCTGGGCAGAAGCATGTGCAGCCGGAAGATGTGA
- the LOC130476729 gene encoding olfactory receptor 10R2-like, with protein sequence MKQDNQSMVTEFILIGFSSFLNLQVPLFVVFSVMYLAILAGNIIIIVTIKRDSTLHTPMYFFLAMLSSSETCYTFTIIPNMLVNLLREKATISFIGCAIQMYVFLGLACTNCLLLTVMGYDRYVSICKPLRYPVLMNQRLCTKLVVFSVIGGFLISATSSFSVFTLPYCGPNKINLFFCDIGPLLKLACARNYIGEIFIFLFGVLVVVFSFLLILLSYILILNTILKIPTAEGKRKAFSTCASHLIVVVVHFGCASIIYLRPQSRQTLKEDIFISVTYTLVTPLLNPVVYSLRNKDVQIALRKSLGRSMCSRKI encoded by the coding sequence ATGAAACAAGACAATCAAAGCATGGTGACGGAATTCATCTTGATTGGATTTTCCAGTTTCCTAAACCTGCAGGTCCCACTGTTTGTGGTATTCTCCGTCATGTACTTGGCTATTTTGGCTGgaaatattatcatcattgttaCAATAAAGCgtgactccaccctccacacccccatgtacttcttcctcgCCATGCTCTCCAGTTCAGAAACCTGCTACACGTTCACCATCATCCCTAATATGCTTGTCAATCTTCTCAGAGAAAAGGCAACTATTTCATTCATTGGCTGTGCTATTCAGATGTATGTATTCCTGGGCTTGGCATGCACAAACTGTCTACTTCTTACAGTGATGGGATATGACCGATATGTGTCCATATGTAAACCTTTACGTTATCCAGTTCTGATGAATCAGAGACTCTGTACCAAACTGGTTGTCTTTTCAGTAATAGGTGGTTTTCTAATATCTGCAACCTCTTCATTTTCCGTATTTACCTTGCCATACTGTGGGCCTAATAAAATCAATCTTTTCTTTTGCGATATAGGGCCTCTACTTAAGCTGGCCTGTGCCCGAAATTATATAGGGgaaattttcatttttctttttggtgTTTTGGTAGTGGTTTTCTCGTTCCTTTTGATCCTTCTCTCATATATTTTAATCTTAAACACAATCCTGAAAATCCCCACAGCAGAGGGGAAGCGCAAAGCCTTTTCAACTTGCGCCTCCCATCTCATTGTGGTGGTCGTGCACTTCGGATGCGCTTCCATTATTTACCTGAGGCCCCAATCCAGACAAACTTTAAAGGAGGACATTTTTATCTCTGTCACATACACACTGGTGACCCCGTTGCTGAATCCTGTCGTTTACAGCCTGAGGAACAAGGATGTCCAAATAGCTCTCAGAAAATCCCTGGGCAGAAGCATGTGCAGCCGGAAGATAtga